The proteins below come from a single Burkholderia contaminans genomic window:
- the tssA gene encoding type VI secretion system protein TssA produces MTLAKFVKTLVGGSLIDSLQQARMDTWAAWVAPIPGERACGRDPGYEDAFFELKDEAGKLSGIDDGLIVRACEHLLKETGKDLRLAGYYAFARLRQDGPTGFADGLELAAALVDRFGETALPARYEAKKAALEMLATARVIETLDSRGDFVQVDLERTLAALDVLVTHTAAWPDAARPNLQPLVSRFEKKEAPARSIDSGMAMPAATAPGKTSAGSIASTRDLLDQARAMSAWLRDQENGYLPSVRLVRSIRWDTLHDVPPSDAASHTRLAPPRAELRQQMKRLVLQKHWHELLERVEGAFMEGVNHLWFDLQYFQHAALDHIGTPYSAWRELLRADFALFLERLPGIERLAFIDGTPFADDTTLEWIARHAVVRDLEAGETVAPLPVSADSESDAAGDWPEIEAQARELAAREGIETAFAWLEALPGMKTDRHRYLQRLVMARLADHAGRHDAALALLAELDGASRSLPLMRWEPALTFEVKQQLVKALKAMSSRKDADKPALFHRISELQAELTVLDPARALTLS; encoded by the coding sequence ATGACGCTTGCCAAGTTTGTGAAGACACTCGTCGGCGGTTCCCTCATCGATTCGCTCCAGCAGGCACGGATGGATACCTGGGCCGCATGGGTTGCGCCGATACCGGGCGAGCGCGCATGTGGACGCGATCCCGGCTACGAAGACGCGTTCTTCGAGCTGAAGGACGAAGCCGGCAAACTGTCGGGAATCGATGACGGGCTGATCGTCCGCGCATGCGAACACCTGCTCAAGGAGACCGGCAAGGATTTACGCCTCGCCGGCTACTACGCGTTCGCACGTCTGCGACAGGACGGCCCGACCGGGTTCGCCGACGGGCTTGAACTGGCCGCTGCGCTCGTCGACCGGTTTGGCGAGACGGCTTTGCCTGCCCGTTACGAAGCAAAGAAAGCCGCGCTTGAAATGCTGGCGACTGCGCGCGTGATCGAGACGCTGGATAGTCGTGGCGACTTTGTGCAAGTCGATCTCGAGCGCACGTTGGCCGCGCTCGATGTGCTCGTGACGCATACGGCGGCGTGGCCCGATGCTGCCCGTCCGAATCTGCAGCCACTCGTTTCCCGCTTCGAGAAAAAGGAAGCGCCGGCACGCAGCATCGATTCCGGCATGGCTATGCCGGCAGCGACCGCTCCGGGAAAAACGTCGGCCGGTTCAATTGCGTCGACACGCGATTTGCTCGATCAGGCACGCGCGATGTCGGCGTGGCTCCGCGATCAGGAAAACGGCTACTTGCCTTCGGTACGCCTCGTGCGAAGCATTCGGTGGGACACGCTTCATGACGTGCCGCCGTCGGATGCGGCGTCACATACGCGTCTGGCGCCGCCACGCGCTGAGTTGCGTCAGCAGATGAAGCGCCTCGTGCTGCAGAAGCACTGGCACGAGTTGCTGGAGCGTGTCGAAGGGGCCTTCATGGAAGGCGTGAATCACTTGTGGTTCGATCTGCAGTACTTCCAGCACGCGGCGCTCGATCACATCGGTACGCCGTACAGCGCGTGGCGAGAATTGCTGCGTGCCGACTTTGCACTGTTTCTCGAACGATTGCCGGGCATCGAACGGCTGGCGTTCATCGACGGCACGCCGTTTGCCGACGACACCACACTCGAATGGATTGCCCGGCATGCGGTCGTACGTGATCTGGAAGCCGGCGAGACGGTTGCGCCGCTGCCAGTTTCCGCGGATAGCGAGAGCGATGCAGCCGGCGACTGGCCGGAGATCGAAGCCCAGGCGCGTGAACTGGCTGCCCGCGAGGGCATCGAGACGGCTTTTGCCTGGCTCGAAGCGTTGCCCGGCATGAAAACCGATCGACATCGCTATTTGCAGCGGCTTGTGATGGCCAGGTTGGCCGATCATGCCGGCCGCCACGATGCTGCGCTCGCCCTGCTCGCCGAACTCGACGGAGCGTCCCGCTCGCTGCCGCTGATGCGCTGGGAGCCGGCGCTGACGTTCGAGGTCAAGCAACAACTGGTCAAGGCGCTGAAAGCGATGAGCAGCCGCAAGGACGCCGACAAGCCGGCGCTTTTCCACCGTATCAGCGAGCTGCAGGCGGAGCTCACGGTACTCGATCCCGCGCGCGCATTGACCCTTTCGTAA
- the tssF gene encoding type VI secretion system baseplate subunit TssF, whose protein sequence is MDNYDPILRYYEAEMRYLRESGKEFAKAHPDRARLLNLDRVGDRDPYVERLFEGFAFLTGRLRQKLDDELPELTEGLVSLLWPHYLRMIPSLSIVELTPFAEKLQKTEVVPAGVPVRSAPINVPSPGGAEGVTPRTVQCLYRTTQAVALQPVSITHAGPAVRHDGRSVIRLGFSLQGSALRSETNLSRLQLHLNADLPTAFAMHLALTRQVDAIYWRVPEVRDGEPVALTGVTIEPAGFSTEERLWPKADAAFSGYQLLLEYFTFREKFLFVDLCGLDISTLPEKSTRFELEILLKGAYPSDQRFNAENVRLFCSPVINLFELDAEPIEIDHHETEYRVVPAGHQGEHVETYSVDAIATFDHDTAERYEYVPFATFRHRGGMLRHEAPERYFHTRVRSGVSGLHEMWVIIGGHAWETMDTLPEESLSLRVTGTNGLLPRKGLREASLDELAASTPNVSGVRNLVSPTLPLYPPTEDRFQWRVLSHLAPNFLSMMNAEVLRGALALYDWTNEELNRRRLAGILHVSQEMIEEVSGGAVERGVLIEVTLDAHAFSGEGDVMLFGELLHRFFGAYAEINLFTTLAIVSLPSRSRTEWPRSKAQRAPL, encoded by the coding sequence ATGGACAACTACGATCCCATCCTGCGCTACTACGAAGCGGAAATGCGTTACCTGCGCGAGTCCGGCAAGGAATTCGCGAAGGCGCATCCTGACCGCGCGCGCCTGCTCAATCTCGACCGCGTCGGCGATCGCGATCCGTACGTAGAACGTCTTTTCGAGGGCTTTGCCTTCCTGACGGGGCGGCTTCGACAAAAACTCGACGACGAATTGCCTGAACTGACCGAAGGGCTCGTCAGCCTGCTGTGGCCGCACTATCTTCGGATGATTCCGTCGCTGTCGATCGTCGAGTTGACGCCGTTCGCGGAGAAACTGCAGAAGACGGAAGTCGTACCAGCCGGCGTGCCGGTGCGGTCCGCACCGATCAACGTGCCGTCGCCGGGCGGCGCGGAAGGCGTGACGCCGCGGACGGTGCAATGTCTGTACCGGACGACGCAGGCCGTTGCGCTGCAGCCCGTGTCGATCACGCATGCCGGGCCGGCGGTGCGCCACGACGGTCGCTCGGTGATCCGTCTCGGCTTCTCGCTGCAAGGGTCGGCGCTGCGCAGCGAAACGAACCTGTCGCGGCTTCAGTTGCATCTGAATGCGGATCTGCCGACCGCATTCGCGATGCATCTTGCGTTGACGCGGCAGGTCGATGCGATTTATTGGCGTGTCCCGGAAGTCCGCGACGGCGAACCGGTGGCGCTCACGGGCGTGACGATCGAGCCGGCGGGTTTTTCGACGGAAGAACGGCTGTGGCCCAAGGCCGATGCGGCGTTCTCCGGATATCAGCTGCTGCTCGAATACTTCACGTTCCGTGAGAAATTCCTGTTCGTCGATCTATGCGGACTGGATATCTCGACACTGCCCGAGAAATCGACTCGCTTCGAGCTGGAGATCCTCCTGAAGGGCGCGTATCCGTCGGACCAGCGTTTCAACGCGGAGAACGTGCGGTTGTTCTGTTCGCCGGTCATCAACCTGTTCGAACTGGATGCCGAGCCGATCGAGATCGACCATCACGAAACCGAATATCGCGTGGTGCCGGCCGGCCATCAGGGCGAGCACGTCGAAACGTATTCGGTCGACGCGATCGCGACGTTCGATCACGATACGGCCGAGCGATACGAATACGTGCCGTTCGCGACGTTCCGGCACCGCGGCGGCATGCTGCGGCACGAGGCACCGGAACGCTATTTCCACACGCGCGTGCGCTCGGGTGTATCGGGGCTGCACGAAATGTGGGTGATTATCGGCGGCCACGCGTGGGAAACGATGGACACGCTGCCCGAGGAAAGCCTGTCGCTGCGTGTGACGGGCACGAACGGGCTGCTGCCGCGCAAGGGGCTGCGCGAAGCGAGCCTCGACGAACTGGCGGCCAGCACGCCCAATGTCTCGGGCGTGCGCAATCTTGTATCGCCGACGTTACCGCTGTATCCGCCGACCGAAGATCGCTTCCAGTGGCGCGTGCTGTCGCATCTCGCGCCGAACTTCCTGTCGATGATGAACGCGGAGGTGCTGCGTGGCGCTTTGGCGCTGTACGACTGGACGAACGAGGAACTGAACCGGCGGCGGCTCGCCGGCATCCTGCATGTGTCGCAGGAAATGATCGAGGAGGTATCGGGAGGAGCGGTCGAACGCGGCGTGCTGATCGAGGTCACGCTCGATGCGCATGCGTTTTCCGGCGAAGGCGACGTGATGCTGTTCGGCGAGTTGTTGCACCGGTTCTTTGGTGCGTATGCCGAGATCAATCTGTTCACGACGCTGGCGATCGTCAGCCTGCCGTCGCGGTCGCGGACGGAGTGGCCGCGCAGCAAGGCTCAGAGGGCACCGCTATGA
- the tssG gene encoding type VI secretion system baseplate subunit TssG, which translates to MSAEAVEPKSLPAVAVKLFERAPKMTFMQFCRLLEACSPERPGFGTRDTPEHEPVRFRPRPRLGFPAGEVAAVEFDDEHLDAPPTVRTTFMGLYGVDAAMPSHMIDEIVLREEGHEAVEAFLDPFNHRAATLLYRAWKKYRYPERFRAGGVDDYSQSLLCLAGFGWGDKPSRAGLPNSRMLALLGLLIQRTRTSEGLAGVVALAAPGADVRVDEFWAVTTGTGRPKPLTSVKPEKDGLSDGKRSGLGGGYVLGRRLAYRSRAVRLTLRPADAQQAQDLLPGAWLHREVMAFIQLYVGIKADVHLRMKVSSRFVPKPAVGSERASPAPRLGWTTVLPSVDERLIDIALGVYEALPAPRPNPHLVPRTI; encoded by the coding sequence ATGAGTGCTGAAGCCGTTGAACCGAAAAGCCTGCCGGCGGTGGCCGTGAAGTTGTTCGAGCGTGCGCCGAAGATGACGTTCATGCAGTTCTGTCGTCTGCTGGAGGCATGTTCGCCCGAACGCCCCGGGTTCGGTACGCGCGATACGCCGGAGCATGAGCCGGTGCGATTCCGGCCGCGTCCGCGGTTGGGGTTTCCGGCGGGTGAGGTGGCCGCTGTCGAATTCGACGACGAGCACCTCGATGCGCCGCCGACCGTACGCACGACTTTCATGGGTCTTTATGGCGTCGATGCGGCCATGCCGTCGCACATGATCGACGAGATCGTGTTGCGGGAGGAGGGACATGAAGCGGTCGAGGCGTTTCTCGATCCGTTCAACCACCGGGCGGCGACGCTGCTGTATCGCGCATGGAAGAAATACCGCTATCCGGAGCGTTTTCGGGCCGGCGGTGTCGACGATTATTCGCAGAGCCTGTTGTGTCTGGCGGGATTTGGATGGGGCGACAAGCCTTCGCGGGCAGGCCTGCCGAACTCGCGGATGCTTGCGTTGCTGGGGCTGTTGATTCAGCGGACGCGCACGTCGGAAGGGCTGGCCGGCGTGGTGGCGCTGGCCGCGCCGGGGGCCGATGTTCGTGTCGACGAATTCTGGGCGGTGACGACGGGTACCGGGCGACCGAAGCCATTGACGTCGGTGAAGCCGGAAAAGGATGGGTTGTCGGACGGGAAACGCAGCGGGCTCGGTGGTGGTTACGTGCTCGGCAGGCGTCTCGCGTATCGCAGCCGGGCGGTGCGTTTGACGTTGCGGCCTGCCGATGCGCAGCAGGCCCAGGATCTGTTACCGGGCGCATGGTTGCATCGGGAGGTGATGGCATTCATCCAGCTGTATGTCGGCATCAAGGCCGATGTGCATTTGCGGATGAAAGTGTCGTCACGATTCGTGCCGAAGCCGGCTGTCGGGAGCGAGCGTGCCAGCCCGGCACCGCGTCTCGGCTGGACGACGGTGTTGCCGTCAGTCGATGAACGACTGATCGACATCGCCTTGGGTGTCTATGAGGCGTTGCCCGCGCCGCGACCCAATCCGCACCTCGTGCCGCGCACGATCTGA
- the tssJ gene encoding type VI secretion system lipoprotein TssJ, producing the protein MFYRMGAATAAAVLLLSGCGAWQSVSDASSNAYRAVFFKQVKVLDVDLTARAALNPDDVGRPTSVAVRVYQLKDRKAFDAASYDDLLKNDRTVLAQDLQADMSAVVNPGASSSLSQPMQRETEYVAILALYRVPGAAADWKRVIEKKKLDSDKPLRLGLTSNGLQMAEDRPK; encoded by the coding sequence ATGTTCTATCGAATGGGTGCGGCCACTGCCGCTGCCGTGTTGCTGCTGTCAGGTTGCGGTGCGTGGCAATCCGTGTCGGATGCATCGTCGAATGCGTATCGTGCGGTGTTTTTCAAGCAGGTGAAGGTGCTTGATGTCGATCTGACTGCGCGTGCCGCATTGAATCCGGACGACGTAGGACGGCCCACGTCGGTTGCCGTGCGCGTCTATCAACTGAAGGATCGCAAGGCGTTCGATGCAGCGTCGTATGACGATCTGTTGAAGAACGATCGGACTGTGCTGGCTCAGGATCTGCAAGCGGATATGTCGGCTGTTGTGAACCCCGGCGCCTCGTCGAGCTTGTCTCAACCGATGCAACGCGAGACGGAGTATGTGGCGATCCTTGCGTTGTACCGCGTCCCCGGAGCAGCGGCAGACTGGAAGCGGGTCATCGAGAAAAAGAAGCTTGATTCGGATAAGCCTCTACGTCTCGGCTTGACGTCGAATGGATTGCAAATGGCGGAGGATAGGCCGAAGTGA
- the catC gene encoding muconolactone Delta-isomerase, whose amino-acid sequence MLFHVEMTVRLPTDMDPVKAATLKAEEKAMCQRLMNEGTWRHLWRIAGQYANVSIFDVESVQQLHDLLSQLPLFPYMEMEVRALCRHPSSVREDDR is encoded by the coding sequence ATGCTGTTTCATGTGGAAATGACCGTCCGTCTGCCGACGGACATGGATCCGGTCAAGGCGGCCACGCTGAAGGCCGAAGAAAAGGCGATGTGCCAGCGGCTGATGAACGAAGGAACCTGGCGGCATCTGTGGCGGATCGCCGGGCAGTATGCGAACGTCAGCATCTTCGACGTCGAAAGCGTGCAGCAACTGCATGACCTGCTGAGCCAGCTGCCGTTGTTTCCGTATATGGAGATGGAAGTGCGGGCGCTGTGCCGGCATCCTTCTTCGGTGCGGGAAGACGATCGGTGA
- the catA gene encoding catechol 1,2-dioxygenase — protein sequence MNKQAIDALLKTFDDAAEKPGNPRVRAIVNRIVKDICYTIEDFDVQPSEFWTALNYLNEAGREFGLIAAGLGLERFLDVRMDEAEEKAGIQGGTPRTIEGPLYVAGAPESVGHARLDDGTDPGQTLIMRGQVLGQDGAPIANALVEVWHANHLGNYSYFDQSQPAFNLRRSIRTDAEGRYSFRSVLPVGYSVPPGSKTEQLLDQLGRHGHRPAHIHFFVSADGYRKLTTQINIDGDPHLWDDFAFATRDGLIPPVKQAEGAEGKPYGVDGQFALIDFDFSLLKEKQDVPGSEVERARAQA from the coding sequence ATGAACAAGCAAGCCATCGACGCACTGCTGAAGACCTTCGACGACGCCGCCGAGAAGCCGGGCAACCCGCGCGTGCGCGCGATCGTCAACCGGATCGTGAAGGACATCTGCTACACGATCGAGGACTTCGACGTGCAGCCGAGCGAATTCTGGACGGCGCTGAACTACCTGAACGAAGCCGGCCGCGAATTCGGGCTGATCGCCGCGGGCCTCGGCCTCGAGCGCTTCCTCGACGTGCGCATGGACGAAGCCGAGGAAAAGGCCGGCATCCAGGGCGGCACGCCGCGCACGATCGAAGGGCCGCTGTATGTCGCCGGCGCGCCGGAATCGGTCGGCCATGCGCGTCTCGACGACGGCACCGATCCCGGCCAGACGCTCATCATGCGCGGCCAGGTGCTGGGCCAGGACGGCGCGCCGATCGCGAACGCGCTGGTCGAGGTGTGGCACGCGAACCATCTCGGCAACTACTCGTACTTCGATCAGTCGCAGCCTGCGTTCAACCTGCGCCGCTCGATCCGTACCGATGCCGAAGGCCGCTACAGCTTCCGCAGCGTGCTGCCGGTGGGCTACAGCGTGCCGCCGGGCAGCAAGACCGAGCAACTGCTCGACCAGCTCGGCCGCCACGGCCATCGCCCGGCGCACATTCACTTCTTCGTTTCGGCGGACGGTTATCGTAAGCTGACGACGCAGATCAACATCGATGGCGATCCGCACCTGTGGGACGACTTCGCGTTCGCGACGCGCGACGGGTTGATCCCGCCGGTGAAGCAGGCCGAAGGCGCGGAAGGCAAGCCGTATGGCGTCGACGGGCAGTTCGCGCTGATCGACTTCGATTTCTCGCTGCTCAAGGAAAAGCAGGACGTGCCGGGCAGCGAAGTCGAGCGGGCCCGCGCGCAGGCGTGA
- a CDS encoding muconate/chloromuconate family cycloisomerase produces the protein MIATAATIERIETLLVDVPTIRPHKLSVATMNCQTLVLVRVRCTDGIEGVGEATTIGGLAYGEESPESIKVNIDTYFAPLLQGMDATRPGAALARARKLFQGNRFAKCALETALFDAQARRLGVPLSELFGGRRTDAVDVAWTLASGDTQRDIAEAEAMLDARRHRAFKLKIGSNAVADDVAHVIAIKRALGERGDVRVDVNQAWSETDAIWAGARLAEAGVSLVEQPIAATNRAGLKRLTQLAQVPIMADEALHGPVDAFALAQDRAADVFAVKIAQSGGLQGAASVASIAAAAGIELYGGTMLEGAAGTMASAQLFSTFDSLKWGTELFGPLLLTEEILVEPLRYADFKLHLPAAPGLGITFDWARIERMRRDAR, from the coding sequence ATGATAGCAACTGCCGCCACCATCGAACGCATCGAGACGCTGCTCGTCGACGTGCCAACGATCCGGCCCCACAAATTGTCGGTCGCCACGATGAATTGCCAGACCCTCGTACTGGTGCGTGTTCGATGCACGGACGGTATCGAAGGCGTCGGCGAGGCGACGACCATCGGCGGTCTCGCGTACGGCGAGGAGAGCCCCGAAAGCATCAAGGTCAACATCGACACCTACTTCGCGCCGCTGCTGCAGGGCATGGACGCGACCCGCCCGGGCGCCGCGCTGGCGCGCGCCCGCAAGCTGTTCCAGGGCAACCGCTTCGCGAAGTGCGCGCTCGAGACCGCGCTGTTCGACGCGCAGGCGCGCCGCCTCGGTGTGCCGCTGTCCGAACTGTTCGGCGGACGCCGGACCGATGCGGTCGATGTCGCATGGACGCTTGCGAGCGGCGATACGCAGCGCGACATCGCGGAAGCCGAAGCGATGCTCGACGCGCGCCGCCACCGCGCGTTCAAGCTGAAGATCGGCTCGAATGCCGTGGCCGACGACGTGGCCCACGTGATCGCGATCAAGCGCGCGCTCGGCGAACGCGGCGACGTGCGCGTCGACGTGAACCAGGCATGGAGTGAAACCGACGCGATCTGGGCCGGCGCACGACTCGCCGAAGCCGGCGTGAGCCTTGTCGAGCAACCGATTGCCGCGACCAACCGCGCGGGGCTGAAACGCCTCACGCAACTGGCGCAGGTGCCGATCATGGCCGACGAGGCGCTGCACGGCCCCGTCGATGCATTCGCGCTCGCACAGGATCGCGCGGCCGACGTGTTCGCGGTGAAGATCGCGCAGTCGGGCGGCCTGCAGGGTGCGGCGAGCGTCGCGTCGATCGCGGCGGCGGCAGGCATCGAACTGTACGGCGGCACGATGCTCGAGGGCGCGGCCGGCACGATGGCGTCCGCGCAATTGTTCAGCACGTTCGACTCGCTGAAATGGGGCACCGAACTGTTCGGCCCGCTGCTGCTCACCGAGGAAATCCTCGTCGAGCCGCTGCGCTACGCGGATTTCAAGCTGCACCTGCCGGCCGCGCCCGGCCTCGGCATCACCTTCGACTGGGCCCGCATCGAACGGATGCGACGCGACGCCCGCTGA
- a CDS encoding LysR family transcriptional regulator translates to MELRQLRYFIAVAEEMNITRAAERLHMTQPPLSRQLQAIEDEIGLPLFERGARPLKLTDAGRVFYAQAKRLVDQADELGPLTRRLAQLSERIVIGFVPSTLYGALPDVIRAFREAQPDVELSLIEMFTLEQLGALKGGRIDVGFGRLRFDDDQLVREALIEEKLIAALPVGHPLADPARPLTLADIANETLIVYPSTPRPSFADQQLSALRDGALVPAAVHEVRELQTALGLVAAQVGVSLVPESVEGVRVKGVVYRRLPEPAATSPIIMSRRLHGESAATAAFCAIAREMIVPVA, encoded by the coding sequence ATGGAATTGCGTCAGCTCCGCTACTTCATCGCCGTCGCCGAGGAAATGAACATCACGCGGGCGGCCGAGCGGTTGCACATGACGCAGCCGCCGCTCAGCCGCCAGCTCCAGGCGATCGAGGACGAGATCGGGCTGCCGCTGTTCGAGCGCGGTGCGCGGCCGCTGAAACTGACCGATGCGGGGCGCGTGTTCTACGCGCAGGCGAAGCGCCTCGTCGACCAGGCCGACGAGCTCGGCCCGCTGACACGGCGGCTCGCGCAGCTGTCGGAGCGGATCGTGATCGGCTTCGTGCCGTCGACGCTGTACGGCGCGCTGCCGGACGTGATCCGCGCGTTTCGCGAGGCGCAGCCGGACGTCGAGTTGTCGCTGATCGAAATGTTCACGCTCGAACAGCTCGGCGCGTTGAAGGGCGGGCGGATCGACGTGGGCTTCGGCCGGCTGCGCTTCGACGACGACCAGCTGGTGCGCGAGGCGCTGATCGAGGAAAAGCTGATCGCGGCGCTGCCGGTCGGGCATCCGCTTGCCGATCCGGCCCGGCCGCTGACGCTCGCCGATATCGCGAACGAGACGCTGATCGTCTATCCGAGCACGCCGCGGCCGAGCTTCGCCGATCAGCAACTGTCGGCGTTGCGCGACGGCGCGCTGGTGCCGGCGGCCGTTCACGAGGTGCGCGAGCTGCAGACGGCGCTCGGGCTCGTGGCCGCGCAGGTCGGCGTGTCGCTGGTGCCGGAGAGCGTGGAAGGGGTGCGCGTGAAGGGCGTGGTCTACCGGCGGTTGCCGGAGCCGGCCGCGACGTCGCCGATCATCATGAGCCGCCGGCTGCACGGCGAAAGCGCGGCGACGGCCGCGTTTTGTGCGATTGCGCGGGAAATGATCGTGCCGGTGGCGTGA
- the andR gene encoding anthranilate 1,2-dioxygenase regulatory protein AndR yields MSPTSFEPLALRAHRLFESRDLDETRERISRVMQPHALLPNGRTRGASHMDFVRLGGLGIGTIAFGDAMRVQVDAVDGYYLLMFCLSGQAEVRAMGRQLGVDGQTGVLCAPGERFDAVLSADCEQFVLRIDAATVGSLTGDPRATLDPVLHVSDAALAAWRQQLMLVARSPELLERANANPRVASQLEHLLIDLLIEGHPPSVLQASHRDPAPGFVRRAQEFVNAHYAQPLQLADIVQAANVPERTLRDAFLQFRGMSPMQYLRATRLDHARELLRGAASERRIADVALDCGFTHLGRFAIAYREKFGESPSETLDGKR; encoded by the coding sequence ATGTCCCCAACGTCGTTCGAGCCGCTCGCGCTGCGCGCGCACCGGCTGTTCGAATCCCGCGATCTCGACGAGACGCGCGAGCGCATCTCGCGCGTGATGCAGCCGCATGCGCTGCTGCCGAACGGCCGCACGCGCGGCGCGTCGCACATGGATTTCGTCAGGCTGGGCGGGCTCGGGATCGGCACGATCGCGTTCGGCGACGCGATGCGCGTGCAGGTCGATGCGGTCGACGGCTACTACCTGCTGATGTTCTGCCTGTCCGGCCAGGCCGAGGTGCGCGCGATGGGGCGGCAGCTCGGCGTCGACGGCCAGACCGGCGTGCTGTGTGCGCCCGGCGAACGCTTCGACGCGGTGCTGTCGGCCGATTGCGAGCAGTTCGTGCTGCGCATCGACGCGGCGACCGTCGGCTCGCTAACCGGCGACCCGCGCGCGACGCTCGATCCCGTACTGCACGTCAGCGACGCCGCGCTTGCCGCGTGGCGCCAGCAACTGATGCTCGTCGCGCGCTCGCCCGAGCTGCTCGAACGCGCGAACGCGAACCCGCGCGTCGCGTCCCAGCTCGAGCACCTGCTGATCGACCTGCTGATCGAAGGCCACCCGCCGTCCGTGCTGCAGGCGTCGCACCGCGACCCGGCGCCGGGCTTCGTGCGGCGCGCGCAGGAGTTCGTGAACGCGCACTACGCACAGCCGCTGCAGCTCGCCGATATCGTCCAGGCCGCCAACGTGCCTGAACGAACCCTGCGCGACGCGTTCCTGCAGTTCCGCGGGATGAGCCCGATGCAATACCTGCGCGCGACACGGCTCGACCATGCGCGCGAGCTGCTGCGCGGCGCGGCGTCCGAGCGGCGGATCGCCGATGTCGCGCTCGATTGCGGATTTACCCACCTCGGGCGGTTCGCGATCGCGTATCGGGAGAAGTTCGGGGAATCGCCGTCGGAAACGCTCGACGGGAAGCGGTAG
- the andAc gene encoding anthranilate 1,2-dioxygenase large subunit AndAc, with amino-acid sequence MEQTESPVVFATRDDASDVTFPHDDGSRVPYKVFSSRAVYDREQERIFRGPTWNFVALEAEIPNAGDFKSTFVGDTPVVVTRTEDGTLSAWVNRCAHRGAQVCRKSRGNASSHTCVYHQWSFDNSGNLLGVPFRRGQKGMSGMPADFDPKQHGLRKLRVDSYRGLVFATFSDDVMPLPDYLGEQMRPWIDRIFHKPIEYLGCTRQYSKSNWKLYMENVKDPYHASMLHLFHTTFNIFRVGMKARSIPDANHGLHSIITVTKTGDDTSAAYKQQNIRSFDEGFHLEDESILDLVSEYDEDCTNHIQPIFPQLVIQQIHNTLVARQILPKGPDNFELIFHFFGYADDTPELRALRIKQANLVGPAGYISMEDTEATELVQRGTVRDGDATSVIEMSRGNPDQQDTVITESLIRKFWVGYQKLMGY; translated from the coding sequence ATGGAGCAGACAGAATCGCCCGTCGTTTTCGCCACGCGCGACGACGCGTCCGACGTGACCTTTCCGCACGACGACGGCTCGCGCGTGCCGTACAAGGTGTTCAGCTCGCGTGCGGTCTACGATCGCGAGCAGGAACGCATTTTCCGCGGCCCGACGTGGAACTTCGTCGCGCTGGAAGCGGAAATCCCGAACGCCGGCGACTTCAAGAGCACGTTCGTCGGCGATACGCCGGTGGTCGTCACGCGCACCGAGGACGGCACGCTTTCCGCGTGGGTGAACCGCTGCGCGCACCGCGGCGCGCAGGTATGCCGCAAGTCGCGCGGCAACGCGAGCTCGCACACGTGCGTCTATCACCAGTGGAGCTTCGACAACTCGGGCAACCTGCTCGGCGTGCCGTTCCGGCGCGGCCAGAAGGGGATGTCCGGGATGCCGGCCGACTTCGATCCGAAGCAGCACGGGCTGCGCAAGCTGCGCGTCGACAGCTATCGCGGCCTCGTGTTCGCGACCTTCAGCGACGACGTGATGCCGCTGCCCGACTATCTCGGCGAGCAGATGCGGCCGTGGATCGACCGGATCTTCCACAAGCCGATCGAGTATCTCGGCTGCACGCGCCAGTATTCGAAGTCGAACTGGAAGCTGTACATGGAGAACGTGAAGGACCCGTATCACGCGAGCATGCTGCACCTGTTCCATACGACCTTCAACATCTTCCGCGTCGGGATGAAGGCGCGCTCGATTCCGGATGCGAACCACGGGCTGCACAGCATCATCACGGTGACGAAGACGGGCGACGACACGTCGGCCGCGTACAAGCAGCAGAACATCCGTTCGTTCGACGAAGGCTTTCATCTGGAAGACGAATCGATTCTCGACCTCGTTTCGGAATACGACGAGGACTGCACGAACCATATCCAGCCGATCTTCCCGCAGCTCGTGATCCAGCAGATCCACAACACGCTGGTCGCACGGCAGATCCTGCCGAAAGGCCCCGACAACTTCGAACTGATCTTCCACTTCTTCGGCTACGCGGACGATACGCCCGAGCTGCGTGCACTGCGCATCAAGCAGGCGAACCTCGTCGGGCCGGCCGGCTACATCTCGATGGAGGATACGGAGGCGACCGAGCTCGTGCAGCGCGGCACGGTGCGCGACGGCGACGCGACGTCGGTGATCGAAATGTCGCGCGGCAATCCGGACCAGCAGGACACGGTGATCACCGAAAGCCTGATCCGCAAGTTCTGGGTCGGCTACCAGAAGCTGATGGGCTATTGA